A section of the Desulfotignum phosphitoxidans DSM 13687 genome encodes:
- the yajC gene encoding preprotein translocase subunit YajC, with amino-acid sequence MTLISTAFAMGATEGQAAGGLAGFLPIIILFAIFYFLLIRPQQKKAKEHREMISNLKKGNRIITSGGIFGTITSIDDTSIGLEIAEKVKIKVSRGNVAAMVSESETAVKSEKK; translated from the coding sequence ATGACCTTGATTAGTACAGCATTTGCAATGGGAGCCACTGAAGGACAGGCAGCCGGCGGTTTGGCCGGATTTCTGCCCATTATTATTCTTTTTGCCATTTTTTATTTTCTTCTGATTCGTCCCCAGCAGAAAAAAGCCAAAGAGCACCGGGAAATGATTTCAAATCTGAAAAAAGGAAACCGGATTATCACTTCCGGCGGAATTTTCGGTACCATCACTTCCATTGATGATACCAGTATCGGTCTTGAAATTGCCGAAAAAGTCAAAATCAAAGTGTCCCGAGGAAATGTGGCAGCCATGGTTTCAGAAAGTGAAACCGCCGTCAAATCCGAAAAAAAATAA